The region CGCAAGTATTTGTCGTCATGGGCGGCCTGGCGGCCGATGGGGGTGTTGATCACCAGCTGCACCTGATTGGACCGGATCATGTCCTCGATGTTGGGGCGACCCTCATGCACCTTCAGCACAGCGTTCACCGTCAGCCCCTCCTTGGTCAGAACATCAGCGGTGCCTGAGGTGGCGATCAGAGCGAAGCCCAATTCGGCAAGTCGTTCAGCCACAGGAACCAGAGCTGGCTTGTCACGGTTATGGGTCGACAGAAACACCGTGCCGGTGGTGGGGAGTGCTTCGCCGGCGCCCAGTTCAGCCTTGGCGTAGGCCATCCCGAAACTGTCGGCTGACCCCATCACCTCACCGGTGGAGCGCATTTCCGGGCCCAGCACTGTGTCTGTACCAGGGAAGCGTCTGAACGGCAGCACGGCTTCCTTGATCGTTTGCAGGGGTGGTTGGGGTTCTGTCGTCAACCCAACCTGTTGCAGCGTTTCGCCAGCCATCAGACGGGTCGCGATGCGAGCCAGGGGCTGACCGGTGGCCTTGGCCACGAACGGCACCGTGCGGGACGCCCGCGGATTGGCTTCGATGATGTAAACGACTTCCTCACCCTCGGCGTTCCGTTGAACGGCGAACTGGAGGTTGATCAGCCCCTGCACCTTCAACGCGAGGGCCAGGTCCCGGCTCCACTCACGGATCGTGCCGAGGGCTCCCTCTCCAAGAGAAACGGCGGGAAGGCAGCAGGCGGAATCACCGGAATGGATGCCCGCCGGCTCGATGTGTTCCATCAGGCCGCCGATGACCACGTTGCCCTCGTGGTCGCAGAGCGCATCGACGTCCACCTCAACCGCATTTTCCAGGTACTGGTCGATCAGCACCGGATGGTCGGGTTCCACCTGAACCGCCTCCAACATGTAGCGATTGAGCTCCTGTTCGTCGAAGACCACCTCCATGGCGCGACCACCCAGCACATAGGACGGGCGGACCACCACCGGATAGCCCACGCGGGTCGCCACATCTCGGGCTTCCGCCTCACTGCGGGCCAGGCCATGCCGAGGTTGGCGAATCTCCAGTTGGCTCAGGATCGCTTCGAACTGCTCGCGATCTTCAGCACGGTCGATCGACTCCGGTGACGTGCCCCAGATCTGGGACCCCGTGGTACGACCTTCCTCGGAGTTGAGCCAGTTCAGCAGGGGGATCGCCAGTTTCAACGGGGTCTGCCCCCCGAACTGGACCACCACGCCGTCCGGTTGCTCGACCTCTATCACATTGAGGACATCCTCGAGGGTGAGGGGCTCGAAATAGAGGCTGTCGCTGGTGTCGTAGTCCGTCGAGACGGTCTCCGGGTTGCTGTTCACCATCACCGATGTGATGCCGGCGTCTTGAGCGGCGAAGGAAGCATGGCAGCAGCAGTAGTCGAATTCGATCCCCTGGCCAATCCGATTGGGCCCGCCCCCAAGAATCATCACCTTGCGCCCGCTGCTGTTATTGCTCACTTCGCTGGCGGGGGGGAGCGTTGTGAGGCTTCCATCGCTGTTCAGCTGTTGGATCGAGCGCTCGTAGGTCGAGTAGTGATACGGCGTGGTGGATGCGAATTCAGCCGCACAGGTGTCAACGGTTTTGAACACGGCTCGGATCCCGTGGCCATGGCGATGACGCCGAACACTCAATTCATCGTTATCGGTTTGCCAGGCGATCTGGCGATCCGAAAAGCCGAGTTGCTTGAGTTCAAGCAACTCCGGAGCGTACAGGTCGCCCAGCTGCCGACCGCGCAGCAGCTGTTGCTCAGCGTCGAGGATGCGTCGCAGCTTGGCCAGGAACCAGGAATCAATGCTACTAATCCGGTGAATCTCAGCATCGGACCGACCACGCAGCATGGCGCTGCGGACGCAGAGAATCCGCTCCGGTGATGGGGTGCGCAGAAGGCGATCGATATCGGCTTCACTTAGCTCCGGTTCCGGTCTGTCCCCACCCCATCCGGCATAACCGGTTTCCAGGGAACGCATCGCTTTCTGAAAGGATTCCTCGAAGCTGCGGCCGATGGCCATCGCTTCTCCCACCGATTTCATCGATGTGGTGAGCACCGCCGGGCTGCCCCTGAATTTTTCAAAGGCGAACCGTGGAATCTTGGTGACCACGTAATCAATGGTGGGCTCAAAACAGGCCGGTGTCTTACCGGTGATGTCGTTGAGGATCTCGTCGAGCGTGTAGCCGATGGCCAACCGAGCGGCGATTTTGGCGATCGGGAATCCGGTGGCTTTGCTGGCTAAGGCCGAGGACCGGCTCACCCTTGGATTCATTTCGATCACCACCACATCGCCGTTGTCGGGGTTGATGGCGAACTGGATGTTGCTGCCTCCGGTGGCAACGCCGATTTCGCGGATGATCGCGATCGATTGGTCCCGCAGTCGCTGATACTCCCGATCCGTCAGCGTCTGTGCCGGAGCCACCGTGATGGAGTCGCCCGTATGAACGCCCATCGGATCTAAGTTTTCGATGCTGCAGACGATCACGACGTTGTCCGCCTGATCGCGCATCACCTCGAGTTCAAATTCCTTCCAACCCAGCAAGGACTGTTCGATCAGGATCTGGGAGACAGGACTGGCTTCCAGACCGCTTTTGCAGATGGCGGCGTACTCCTCAGGGTTGTATGCGATCCCTCCTCCACTTCCCCCCAAGGTGAAGGCTGGTCGGATGATTCTCGGGAAGCTGCCGATGGCGGCTCCCACTGCTTCAGCTTCTTCCAGGGTGGAGGCGATGCCGGATGGGCAGACCTGCACCCCGATACGTTCCATCGCCTGCTTGAACAGCAGACGGTCCTCCGCTTTCTGGATGGCCTGGAGATCGGCACCGATCAGCTCAACCCCGTAACGCTCCAGGGTGCCGTTTTCCGCCAGAGTGACGGCTAGGTTCAAGGCGGTCTGCCCGCCCATGGTGGGTAGCAGTGCATCCGGACGTTCCTGTTCGATCACCAGGGTGACGACATCAGGCGTCAGAGGTTCGATGTAGGTCCGATCCGCCATCTCCGGATCGGTCATGATCGAAGCCGGGTTGGAGTTAACGAGGATCACCTCGTACCCCTCAGAGCGCAATGCTTTGCAGGCCTGGGTTCCGGAATAGTCGAATTCACAGGCTTGTCCGATCACTATCGGACCGGAGCCCAGCAGAAGGATGCGCCGCAGATCGGTCCTCCGAGGCATGGGCAGTCGCTTCAGGCCAAACCTTGACAGCCTCTCACGCGGGTGATGTGGGCCCTGGCCTCGCTACGGTTGCTCTATTAGGAAGTTCGGTTGCAATGAGTGAGCTCCAGCGCCTGAAGGGGTTGCTGCCACCGGAAATGCAGAGCTGGGTGTTTGTGGAGACTGCTGCAGCAGTCGATCCACCTC is a window of Synechococcus sp. A15-24 DNA encoding:
- the carB gene encoding carbamoyl-phosphate synthase large subunit; translated protein: MPRRTDLRRILLLGSGPIVIGQACEFDYSGTQACKALRSEGYEVILVNSNPASIMTDPEMADRTYIEPLTPDVVTLVIEQERPDALLPTMGGQTALNLAVTLAENGTLERYGVELIGADLQAIQKAEDRLLFKQAMERIGVQVCPSGIASTLEEAEAVGAAIGSFPRIIRPAFTLGGSGGGIAYNPEEYAAICKSGLEASPVSQILIEQSLLGWKEFELEVMRDQADNVVIVCSIENLDPMGVHTGDSITVAPAQTLTDREYQRLRDQSIAIIREIGVATGGSNIQFAINPDNGDVVVIEMNPRVSRSSALASKATGFPIAKIAARLAIGYTLDEILNDITGKTPACFEPTIDYVVTKIPRFAFEKFRGSPAVLTTSMKSVGEAMAIGRSFEESFQKAMRSLETGYAGWGGDRPEPELSEADIDRLLRTPSPERILCVRSAMLRGRSDAEIHRISSIDSWFLAKLRRILDAEQQLLRGRQLGDLYAPELLELKQLGFSDRQIAWQTDNDELSVRRHRHGHGIRAVFKTVDTCAAEFASTTPYHYSTYERSIQQLNSDGSLTTLPPASEVSNNSSGRKVMILGGGPNRIGQGIEFDYCCCHASFAAQDAGITSVMVNSNPETVSTDYDTSDSLYFEPLTLEDVLNVIEVEQPDGVVVQFGGQTPLKLAIPLLNWLNSEEGRTTGSQIWGTSPESIDRAEDREQFEAILSQLEIRQPRHGLARSEAEARDVATRVGYPVVVRPSYVLGGRAMEVVFDEQELNRYMLEAVQVEPDHPVLIDQYLENAVEVDVDALCDHEGNVVIGGLMEHIEPAGIHSGDSACCLPAVSLGEGALGTIREWSRDLALALKVQGLINLQFAVQRNAEGEEVVYIIEANPRASRTVPFVAKATGQPLARIATRLMAGETLQQVGLTTEPQPPLQTIKEAVLPFRRFPGTDTVLGPEMRSTGEVMGSADSFGMAYAKAELGAGEALPTTGTVFLSTHNRDKPALVPVAERLAELGFALIATSGTADVLTKEGLTVNAVLKVHEGRPNIEDMIRSNQVQLVINTPIGRQAAHDDKYLRRAALDYAVPTVTTLAGARAAVEAIATLQSQPTLSINALQDVHGTRR